The genomic interval ATCCTTGATGCGGTGAAGGTCATCATCAAAGTTTCCGAGGGAAACTCGATCGGCGTATTTCTTTCTGTAAATCGGTGACGGATTTGATTTCAAGGCTCCTTGGAAAGATTCCGTCACAATGCGATTTCGCACGGCCGGATGTTCTTTCGTCAAGCCTTTTTTCTCTTCAGCTTCCGTCAACTCAAAGGGGACGATGTCCAAAAGGAGCACTTCTACGCCAATATTCGCAAAGTGCATCGCAATGCGTGACCCCATGATCCCCGAACCGAGGACCGCAACTTTTTTGATGGTACGTTTCATACGTCTGCTAAGTGTATTTGCTTTTCGTTGATCATTTGTTGAATGGCGTCCATGACCTTAAAGAAGGATTTCATGTCGGCGTCTGGCACAACGGACTTAATCCGTTCATTGAAGTTGACCACGGCATCCTTAGACACCTTTCTCTTTTTCTTTCCTTCGGCGGTCAAGGTCACCAGTACGCCACGCCCATCTGCTGGATTTGGATTGCGCTCAATGAGGGCCTTCTCTTCCATATTCTTCAGGGTTCGAGACAAACTAGTGGGCTCCATTCCGATGCGAGGACCCAAGGCCGTAGATGGCGTTCCTTCTGGATCGACATTCAAAAGCACATAGGCAATCGTCAAGGTTCCACCGTATTTCTCAGCCTCTTCATTATACATC from Cryomorphaceae bacterium carries:
- a CDS encoding winged helix-turn-helix transcriptional regulator yields the protein MKREETIDFQVKALWHSIARMYNEEAEKYGGTLTIAYVLLNVDPEGTPSTALGPRIGMEPTSLSRTLKNMEEKALIERNPNPADGRGVLVTLTAEGKKKRKVSKDAVVNFNERIKSVVPDADMKSFFKVMDAIQQMINEKQIHLADV